The genomic window CCATGCGCGCAATGTCGCTACGACGATTTGGCGCTAAGCTTCCTAATCCACCAAGTAAAATACCCATCGAAGAAATATTAGCAAATCCACATAGCGCAAAGCTAACGATCGCTACCGTTTTTGCAGATAAATCTGGAATTTGTGGTGCGAATGATGAATACGCAACAAATTCGTTTAAAATTAATTTTTGTCCGATAAATCCGCCAGCTGTCACCGCTTCAGACCACGGTACACCAATCGCAAATGCAATAGGCGCAAAGAGGAATCCTAAAATGTTCTGAAGCGTCAAACCTTCGTAATTAAACAAATTACCGATGCCGCTAAGCAACCCATTAATTAACGCAATAAGAGCGATAAACGCTAACAACATCGCACCGATATTTAACGCTAACTTCAAACCATCGCTTGCTCCGCGCGCAGCTGCGTCGATGACGTTTGTTGATTCTTCGTCTTTTTCCATCTCAAAATGCTCATCTTCTTTAATCGGCTCTGTTTCTGGCACAATCATTTTCGCCATAACTAATCCTGCTGGCGCTGCCATGAAACTTGCCGCAAGTAAATATTCAAGCGGAACACCTAAAAGCGAGTAACCAACGAGCACAGAACCAGCAACAGATGCCAATCCCCCTGTCATAACTGCAAACAATTCCGATTGTGTCATTTTAGATAAATACGGACGAATAACAAGAGGCGCTTCCGTTTGACCGACGAAAATGTTGGCCGCTGCTGACATGGACTCCGCTTTGCTCGTTCCGAGCAATTTCGCAAGCGGACCACCGATCATTTTGATAATCCATTGCATCACACCAATGTAGTAAAGAACAGAAATTAATGCGGAGAAGAAAATGACGACCGGCAACACTTGGAACGCAAACACAAATCCAATTCCTTTTGCTGCAAACACACCACCGAACAAAAAGTTAATTCCTTCGTTCGCATAGTTAATAATGTTTGTAATACCATTTGTTAACCACTGCAATGCTGCTTTCCCTGCTTCCCATTTTAAAACGATAAACGCAAAAGCGACTTGAATCGCGAGACCACCTAAAATCGTTCGCGGATTAATCGCTTTGCGGTTGTTTGAAGAAAGAAAAGCGATCCCAAGGACAACGATAATACCAACAAGTCCCCAAACGATATTCATGTTGAACACTCCTATAAGCTGAATTTTGATTACGTAATCAATATAACAGGAAAACGAACATATGTAAACGTTAACATGAACAAATGTCAAAGAAAATTCATGGTTTCTCTAAATGTTTCTTCCTTTTTTCATAAATACATAAATAAAAGGGGGCTTTTTTCTTTTCCCCCATTTGTCGTTTCTTTATTCTTTTTCTAACAAACATTCGGCAGTAAATTGATCTGTCACTAATACGTTGGCGTATTTCCCTTTCAACGCGCCGTATATGCCAGCCACTTTATGAATGCCTCCCGCAATGACAATCGAATATTCTTTCTTTTTGAGCTCTTCTAACTCAATGCCGAGCGTGCGTGCATTGAGCTCTTCGCTACATAGTTTTCCATTTTGATCAAAAAAGCGCGAACAAATGTCACCAGCAGCTTTTGAATAAATCGTTTGTAAATCTTCTTCTGTAAAATAACCAAGCTGGAACAATAGCGACTCTGATTTAATTGGTCCGATCGTAAATACAGCAATATTCGCTTGCCGACCGAGATCAAGAATTTTGCGAATGTGGCGGTCCGCCTCCATCGCCTGCTTAACAACGACATGATCCACGATTGCAGGTAGCGGCAAATGGTGCACCGTTGCATTGAAGGCGCTTCCAAACAAGTGCAAAATATCTGACGCAAACGTATTCGTTTCGGATAAACTAACGCCACCTTTTAATTGCACAACTTTCACGTCTTTGACATGTTTATGCTTTAGCTGTAATGCAACGTGATACAACGTTGTTCCCCACGTCACACCGATCACATCGCCGTCTTTGACGATCGAACGTAAATACTCGGCGGCCTCTTTTCCTAAATATTTTTTAATAATGCCATCTTGATGTTCTGGAACCGATACAACAATTGCTTTTTTTAGATTGAACTTTTGTTCAAGCTGTTTTGCTAACTGTTGAATATCTTCAGCCGGATCGTTAATTTTAATTTCTACAATTCCTTCTTCTTTTGCTTGCTGTAGTAGACGCGACACCGTCGGCCGCGATACGCCAAGCTTTTTTGCAATGTCGTTTTGATTGTAGTCTAGTAAATAATACAATTTCGCTGCTTCAACGACTTTTTTTAGCTTATCTTGCTCCATCGCTTCATCACCTTTTATTTATGAATGAAAAAGGAGCAACCTTCCATATTTGAAGGAATACTCCCTTTTCTTTCATCATACGAAAAAAACTGAACATTTGACAAGAAAAAGTTTTAACATAATTTCCATTTAGATAAATGAAACGAAGCTTCCGCATTTGTCTGAAATGAGATATGTTCATTTTCTTCTTTCGTGAAAAACCGCGCCGTAAATACTTCTTCTCCATCATTTAAGAAAATTTCAATAGACGACGTATCGATAAACATGTGAATCGTGTGTAATTGTGATAATAAACATTGTCGTTTCTCTTTCATGCCATTTCGAGCAAAACTTTCTCTCTCTAACGTCGCAACTTTTTGTTCAAAATCATATGAAAATGAAACATTGTTTTGTATATGAATGGAAAAAACACCTTTACCATCGATCTGTTTAAGTAGCAGTTCAACCGTTTTTCCTTTTACACCATCAAATTGCCTAACTTCCTTCTGCAAGAATACATTTGGATGATGAACTTCGTCACTCCGAAGCAACTGCAACTGCTCAATCGGACGCTGATATAATTTATCTCCGATTAAAACGAGTTCACGCGGTAATGTCAATGCATGTACCCATCGATAAG from Anoxybacillus gonensis includes these protein-coding regions:
- a CDS encoding NupC/NupG family nucleoside CNT transporter; this translates as MNIVWGLVGIIVVLGIAFLSSNNRKAINPRTILGGLAIQVAFAFIVLKWEAGKAALQWLTNGITNIINYANEGINFLFGGVFAAKGIGFVFAFQVLPVVIFFSALISVLYYIGVMQWIIKMIGGPLAKLLGTSKAESMSAAANIFVGQTEAPLVIRPYLSKMTQSELFAVMTGGLASVAGSVLVGYSLLGVPLEYLLAASFMAAPAGLVMAKMIVPETEPIKEDEHFEMEKDEESTNVIDAAARGASDGLKLALNIGAMLLAFIALIALINGLLSGIGNLFNYEGLTLQNILGFLFAPIAFAIGVPWSEAVTAGGFIGQKLILNEFVAYSSFAPQIPDLSAKTVAIVSFALCGFANISSMGILLGGLGSLAPNRRSDIARMGLKAVLAGMLASLLSASIAGMFI
- a CDS encoding sugar-binding transcriptional regulator → MEQDKLKKVVEAAKLYYLLDYNQNDIAKKLGVSRPTVSRLLQQAKEEGIVEIKINDPAEDIQQLAKQLEQKFNLKKAIVVSVPEHQDGIIKKYLGKEAAEYLRSIVKDGDVIGVTWGTTLYHVALQLKHKHVKDVKVVQLKGGVSLSETNTFASDILHLFGSAFNATVHHLPLPAIVDHVVVKQAMEADRHIRKILDLGRQANIAVFTIGPIKSESLLFQLGYFTEEDLQTIYSKAAGDICSRFFDQNGKLCSEELNARTLGIELEELKKKEYSIVIAGGIHKVAGIYGALKGKYANVLVTDQFTAECLLEKE